A window of the Helianthus annuus cultivar XRQ/B chromosome 4, HanXRQr2.0-SUNRISE, whole genome shotgun sequence genome harbors these coding sequences:
- the LOC110932990 gene encoding uncharacterized protein LOC110932990 yields the protein MSPCGQLPLVSSVNRVMEYTVFEGQNESETPTQQPASEPIEEQPQQSASQSQSAPVQQPQFMGEESSAARKFEDATDNEGIVMIRDQMSEFWGQTLKQIRFINEIRKRINEQGAEIKTLKDTTTAQAAEIEKLKAADTGKVSSQTDIICVQGYNVKKSVASILESIFNKHGDIAAECVFKPVSMRSSFLEIVCEVVGRIQTNNDIDNIEEIEQQVLATEAANINVSWL from the exons ATGAGTCCTTGTGGCCAACTGCCGTTAGTATCTTCTGTTAACCGAGTAATGGAATATACTGTGTTTGAGGGGCAAAATG AATCTGAAACTCCAACTCAACAGCCAGCATCCGAACCAATTGAAGAACAACCTCAACAATCAGCTTCCCAATCTCAATCTGCACCAGTTCAACAACCACAATTCATGGGCGAAGAATCATCGGCtgcaagaaagtttgaagatgcAACCGACAATGAAGGAATTGTGATGATTCGAGATCAAATGAGTGAATTCTGGGGTCAAACTCTTAAACAGATTAGATTCATAAACGAAATCCGGAAGAGAATTAATGAGCAAGGTGCAGAGATCAAGACGTTAAAGGATACTACAACTGCTCAAGCTGCTGAGATCGAGAAGTTAAAAGCTGCTGAT ACGGGgaaggtttcatctcaaaccgaCATAATTTGTGTCCAAGGCTACAATGTGAAGAAAAGTGTTGCATCAATTCTTGAATCCATTTTCAACAAACACGGTGACATTGCAGCTGAGTGCGTATTTAAACCCGTCTCTATGAGATCATCTTTCCTTGAGATTGTTTGTGAAGTCGTCGGTCGAATTCAAACCAATAATGACATTGATAATATTGAAGAAATAGAGCAACAGGTGTTGGCTACAGAGGCAGCCAACATTAATGTGTCATGGCTTTGA